CCAGCAACAAGAGCAGAGTCCCTGTGCAGGTGGTGGTATCCCTGACCAGTTATGAGCATGCCTTCCTGGAGGCTGTGTGGGAGGCCCACTGGGGACCCTCGGACCTGGCCACTTTTGGAGTCTGCAGTCCCAGTGACTCACAAGCCACCCTGTCTGCCCTACGGCGGCTGGGGGCCTGGCTGGGGGAGCCTGGGGGTCAGCGGCTTATGATCTTGCACCTGGCGGAAGGTATGTGAGGGACTCAGGGCCTCCATTCATCATCATTCACATTAAAGGGGGGCTGGAGTACTCTTGAATTGGGGTACTTTGGAGACCCTGCCCCAGGTCCAATGCTCTTCCCAAAGCTGGGGTGCTTCTGTGCCCTGATACTGGGCTGTGGGTCCTGCCAGGGAGGAAACATGTTATCTCTGCTGTGTCTGGGAGCTGGAAGTCTCTGGTACCACTCCACCAGAAGCTGTCAAGGACCAGGCTGGGAAGGCCCATAGGCTAGCAGGGAAGGGTCCTGGGTCCCCAGAGCCAGGCACCGTGGGAGTGAATGAAGGGCACCCTCCACCCACAACCTTAAGTTGTCACCTCTGCCCACCCCAGTGGTCATTCCCTGGCCACAAGAAGGTGGCAAAGAGGGGCTGCTGACCCTACAGGCAAGGTCCCCAGTTCATAGGTTCAGGGCCTCAGGGTCAGACCTCTTTGCCCCCACTGATTACCCAGTCTCCAGCCGGGGAGGGGCTCTCCCTCAGGACAGGCCTGAGGAGGCACCACCCCTGACTCAGGTGTCCCTGCTGTCCTGATTGCAGTGACATGGGAACCCACATTCTCACTGAGATTCCAGGAGCCCCCACGGGGAGGAGCCAGTCCTGAGGATCAGGCACTACTGGTGCTGTACCCTGAGCCTGGACCCGAGGTCACTGTCACTGGGACTGGGCTGCAGGGTGCCCAGGTACCTAGGAGCATGAGGCAGTCCCTGAGTCACCAGGAGCCCTTCTGCAGGGAATGGGGCTGGGCTTTTCTAAAGGTCTGCACCTAGTAGAAAGGCTCAAGGGCCAAGTGCAGAACTTTGaaggggtgagaagggaggaagTGTTCCTATAGCTGGGCTGGGCATGGCTGTCCTCACCCAGCTGGGCTGAGCCCCCCAAGTCCACAGACTGTCTGCCCCACCCGGGACACCCGCTATCTGACGCTGACCGTGGAACACCCGGCGGGGGCCTGGCGCGGCCCTGGGCTTGCCCTGACCCTGCGGCCCCGAGGAGGCGGTAAGGCTGCACAGGGAGGGAGAGGGACCGGATGGCAGGCGGGTGCCCTCTCCCTCCAGCTTCTGAGCCAGCCTAGCGCCCGCCTGCTACAGATGCCCCACTGAGCACTGCTCAGCTGCAGGCCCTGCTGTTCGGCTCTGACGCCCGCTGCTTCACACGGATGACCCCCGCCCTGTTCCTGCTATCCGGGCACGCGCCACTGTCCGCGCACAGCCAGCTGGACATCATGCCCTTCCCACTGCCCAGGTGCGCATAGGCCCCAGAGCAGGGGCGTTGGGAGATGGGAGCGGCGCAGCCTCGCGTTCTCATGACTTCTCATGTTTTCACGAATCCCCCGACTGCTGGTCCAGGCTGTCCATGGAGCCGAAGGAGCTGCTGACCAGCAGCGACCCTTTCCTGGAGACGCTCACGCTCCTGGCGCGTGCGCTGCGGGACACCGCGGCCCACGCTTCGCCACCTCGCCTGGTTCTGGATTCGGATGCGCTGGCCAGCTTCCCGCAGCAGGGCTTGGTCAACCTATCCGACCCAACGGCGCTGGAGCGCCTGCTTGACCAGGAGGAACCGCTGCTGCTGTTGCTTCCGCCCGCTGCGGCCACCGCCAGGGACTCAGAGCAGCTGCAGAGCAACGCGTCAGGGCGTTGGTCCTCAAGCCTGGCGCGCCGGGTGGCCATCGAGCTGCAGGCAGCAGCCGCCGAGCTGCGCATTCTCCCAGGGTTGCCATCAGCTGTACCCCCACTGCTGGCGCGCCTACTAGCGCTGTGCCCGGGTGACCCTGGAGACTCTGAAAGCATTGGCAGCCCCAGGGACCCACTGCGCGCGCTGCTACTGTTAAAGGCGTTGCAAGCCCTGCGCACAGAGTGGCGTGGGCAGTATCAGCGGGGTTCCGGGCGGGCACAGCGAAGCGCGCGAGCCACTGCCGCTGACCGGCCGTGCGCACTACGAGAGCTGAACGTGGACCTCCGCGCGGAGCGCTCCGTTCTCATCCCTGAGACCTACCAGGCTAACAACTGCCAGGGCACGTGTGACTGGCCGCAGTCCGATCGCAACCCGCATTATGGCAACCACGTGGTGCTGTTGCTGAAGATGCAGGCCCGCGGGGCTGCCTTGGCGCGCCCACCCTGCTGCGTGCCCACAGCCTATGCCGGCAAGCTCCTCATCAGCCTGTCGGAGGAGCGAATCAGTGCGCACCACGTGCCCAACATGGTGGCCACCGAATGTGGCTGCCGGTGATCTTTGCACCGCATGAACTCCTGCCCCGAGGGTCCCTGCACGCGTCAGCCAGAGCCCCTTCCCATATTTATTCAGACCCCAGGCAATGCCCCAATAAAAATGCCAGCAAGTACCCAGCTGGGGTGTCCGTGAGTCCTGTGCAGGGAcctctttctgctttctcttttcttgggCGCAGAGTTTAGTCACTCCCCTGGGCGTTCACTGCCTGTTTTCCCGCGGAAAGCTTTCTATCCCCATCATTCATGCCTGGGGTTCAGGCATAAAGGAACAGGAGAAGCGGTGACCCGCAGAACTCGATTTATTTTGCTGGAACCCTGGGGATTTAGAGATAATTAAGGACTCCTGCGCCGGACCCAGTGCCGGCTCAGTCTCGTCCCTTGCCCTCGCGGTGCTTTTGTCGACCTGGAGTCTGGTCCTCGTAGTCGCGGCGCCTTGAGGAGGCCCAGGCCTGTCTCTTGAAGTGCTCAGGGTCCCTGGAGTCCCGCGCCCTGGGTCGATGGCCCTCTTCGCGTGCCTCCCAGCGCCTAGTCAGGGCTTCCCGGGCCTCCCTGGAGGCTCTcgacctttcttccttcctcgaTCTCTCTTTTCGAGGCCTGTCCTCCATTCGGGGTTTCTCCCTCCGTGGCTTCTTCTCCTTCCACAGCCTCTGCTGGGGTCCTCCCTTTTCAATCGGCGCTTGTTCCTCTCTAGCGGTCTTTCCCCTGGTTTCCCCAGGCTCCTCCTGGATGTTCTTTACAGACTCCCTGCACTTGGGAACCTCTGGTCTGACTTCTACCTCTGCCTGGAAAGTGGGTGACCCCGCCTGGCGTGCAGGTGGCTCCGATGGGGGTGCCCAGGCCACAGGCTTGTTAGGCTGCAACATGATAGCATGGGGTCCTGGGATCAGGACCCACCTCCCTGGTGGCTGGGCTTCCTTCCCCCGGATGAGCTCACAGTCACAGGGAGGAGAAACTTACCAGGATCAACACTGGTTTCTTAGGCTGCGAGCTCGGAGGGACCCGTGGCTTAGGGGTAGGTGCTGCATGGGCCACCTCCCCAGACGCAGCGTCTGGGGGCACAAGGTGGGAAAATGAGTCAGCCTGGGTCAAAAGATGGACCTGTCCGCCCCCTCACCTCTAGAGCTTCCCTCCCTAGACAGATAGAGAGGGGCCCACAGAACTGCACAGGCCCCCTCCCTGCTGCCGGGTGCCCCTTTCTTCCGGGCCTCCCTTTTTCCTGCTGCAAAAAGAGtggtctttcctctctcccttcccccctctggCTGCAGGGGTGCTCCTGGCAAAAGCCAGGTCTCAGGCTTGCCCCATAGGATCCTTTCCTAATGAGGGTGCACATACTACGGCGGTGGGGAGGAGCGGGGACTGGGTGCAGTTAAGAGGTCCATGGGGGAACAAAGAGAGCACACAAGGTTCGTGCTAGAAGGGGAAGTGGTCCCGGAAGGGTCCACAGTTTGGGGAGACACGGGAAGCCCGACCTAGAGCGGAAAAACCTGGGCCTAACCATGGGATCCTACAAGGCCCAAGCAGAAGACAATAGCCTATTCGCAGAAGGAGGTTAAGGGGCCCTCCTCCCAAGGTTTATACTTAAGAGGGAATAACAAAAGGTTCAAAGTggattggtggaatggctcaagcatctgcttagtaagcatgaggccctgagttcaaactcccagtgccaccaaaaaaactaaaaaagccaTGGGTGGGAATGCAAGACCCACCCTCATGTGTATATGGCCCCTTCCTGAAGAAGTGAGCCCACAGGTCTACCCCAACCCTGTCCCACCTCTGGGGAGGCCAGGCTTACCTCTGCACAGCTGGAAAGTTGAGCCCAGCAATGCCACCAAGGAAGCCAGCACCAGGCACTTGTTGAGCGACAAGTCTCCCCAGGGCAGCTCCTCACTCAGGGCCAGGGTGGGGGGTGGCAGTAGTGGTTGCAAGGGTGGGGCCGCCTGTGCTTTCTTCCGTGAGGGGGCGCTCTGGGGGGCTGCAGGGCAAGTGTAGGCTGTGCACTTGATCCCACAAGGGCAGCCCACTTCCCAAGTGCAGGGAGCAAGGGGCAACTTGCACCTGGCACCTAGCTTCCCGCATCTGGCTGCTCTTGGCAGGGTGCAGTTCTTGCAGGATGCCTAGTGTTCATAGCAACTTCACTGGTGTTAATCATGAATTAGCCAAGGCTTCTGAACCAAGTAGTCACCCTTGTAACACCTGGAGCTACTCAGCCAGGAGACCTCATCCATCCCATCCCTCAGGGCCAAATTCAAAGGCCTGCCCCTGCTTATCCCCCATGACAATCCATACCCAACCCCAACTCACCCATGCCCACTGCAGATCCACTTGTTCCAACTTTCAGTTTCTCTTTCCCTGGTCCTGGGCCACCCCTGGCTGCAGACTCCTTTTCCATTTTGGGGGCCTGGCATCCACACTGCTGGCTGCCACCAGCAACTGAGGGTCCTGTGGGGAAACATTCCAAGGGGTGCTTCCTTCTGGCTTTCTTCTGAGAGAGTCTAGCCCTTCCTTGGGCTGTAGAAACCCACCCTCCTTGGCCAGTAACTCCCAGGGCTTCAGCTACTCACGTGGGGCCAGCTGCTACAGTCTGACAACCTGGATGTCACTGTTCGTGAGAGCAGAGAGAATGAAGGTTGCAGGATGTCCAAGCCACTCCCATCCCACCCTTATTCCAGCTCTGCTGGGTAAGGGGCAGCAATGACtccaattttacagatgagaaagaagaTGGGGCTCAGAGAAGCTTTGCCTAAAGACACACAGCACTTCAATGGCAGACTAAAACTCAAACCTAGGTCTGAGTACCCAGCATGCATGTTCTCCTGGGGCTCCTGGTAGACTCCTGAGGCagagatgggggcagggaggtgTTGGAGGCCCAACATGCAGGGGAGGCAGGAGCATAGTTTAAGCCAATCCAGTACTGAGCCACCTAGTTCACAGTACCTTGAGCTTTGTTTTcctgcagccagcctgggcaagactcCAACAGTGCAGAAAGGTCCTTGCTGGCCAGGCAGCTGTCCAGTCCTCCCTCCAGCTCCTCCAAGACTGTGGTTGTCATGGAGACCAGAGCAGTAGTGCACCTGGCATAAGGCTGGGAGAGGATGCAGAAAAGGGGTCTTGCTCTGCTGTACCTATTAGTGGTCCTGTGGGCAGGAACTAAGCAGCCCTTCTCCCCTGCTTCCCAGCCTTCTCTGTTCCCTTTTTCTATTGTAGCCTTCACTTGGCAAAGTCATACTCTTGCATGACCTCAGGGCCTTCTGGCAGGCATCCTCAAGTCTCCCCATAGCCCAGCCTCTCTGGGCCCCCAGTGCCTGAGTGCAGCAGAGAAAGGTGCTGGGGCTCAGAGAGGCCTGGAATCCACCCAAGGTCATACAGTTTACACCAGAACCCTGGGCCCCAGGTCATCTCATGTTCTCTGAGACCAGGGCTATTTTTATCTGGTGTCTAAGGCCAGCAGTACAGGACAGCCAGTGGCCCAGCCCCTCCCAATCCTTTGCTTCCATGAGTTCTCCCTTCTGACCCTCCTTATCCATCATTCCTGGTATTGAAACCCCCTACCTCCCTGCTGACCCCATGAAACAAGGGCTGAAGCCCCAGCAGCTACCACCAGCCTGGTCCTAACTGTGGTAGTTGAGGATAGAGGAGGAGAGTCCTGGGGGGACTTCCAATTCCAGCACTGGGTCCCCTGTTTCCTTTTACTACCCATATTCCCACATggtagatggggaaactgaggctggagatATAGTTATTGGCTAGAGGTCATGCCAAGCTTGAAGACAGATCCCAAACCTAGATTATTTGGATCGCCATGGCCTGCTGCTGCCAGTATTAGTGTGTCCCCATCCTAGGACAGAAAGGCCACCCTTCCCTGGGGCTCAGAGACCATGGAAAATACAGTGGGGGAGGGGCCCAACATGCAGGGTAGGCAGGAATCCAGGCCCCTAGGTGCAGAGAGGTGACAGCCATAAAAGTTTGGGACTCCTGTAGACCTCTGAGATATCCTCCCCAGACCCTTGGCACCCAACCTCTGTCCAGGTCTTCCCCGGCTCCTCTTACCCCTCAGCCTCCATGCTGGGCCTGGTGAACAGGATGGAGTACGAAAGGATGGCCCAAGACAGACAGCAACAGGTGGCTGGGGCAGCTGGGGGACCAATCAGTGAGGGCCAGAGGAGCCAAAGGGAGGGGCCAGCATGAAGTCACTGCCCGGGGTGTCCCCCACAGCCATCATTAGACAATGGCATGGAATTGGCTGAGGGATTCCCCACTCCTCTGTCAGCAGAGTAGCCTGCAGACTAGCCACCTTAAGCAACAGCCAAAGGGACACTGTGTCCTGTCTCAGAGCCTTGGGAGGCTGTGTTCCAGCAGTCACCTACCC
The sequence above is drawn from the Castor canadensis chromosome 14, mCasCan1.hap1v2, whole genome shotgun sequence genome and encodes:
- the Amh gene encoding muellerian-inhibiting factor, translating into MQGLLTQLALLFLALGAVLGTKTPEESAAGPGDLIFHEDWAWPPRRPHNPLCLVMLNRASNKSRVPVQVVVSLTSYEHAFLEAVWEAHWGPSDLATFGVCSPSDSQATLSALRRLGAWLGEPGGQRLMILHLAEVTWEPTFSLRFQEPPRGGASPEDQALLVLYPEPGPEVTVTGTGLQGAQTVCPTRDTRYLTLTVEHPAGAWRGPGLALTLRPRGGDAPLSTAQLQALLFGSDARCFTRMTPALFLLSGHAPLSAHSQLDIMPFPLPRLSMEPKELLTSSDPFLETLTLLARALRDTAAHASPPRLVLDSDALASFPQQGLVNLSDPTALERLLDQEEPLLLLLPPAAATARDSEQLQSNASGRWSSSLARRVAIELQAAAAELRILPGLPSAVPPLLARLLALCPGDPGDSESIGSPRDPLRALLLLKALQALRTEWRGQYQRGSGRAQRSARATAADRPCALRELNVDLRAERSVLIPETYQANNCQGTCDWPQSDRNPHYGNHVVLLLKMQARGAALARPPCCVPTAYAGKLLISLSEERISAHHVPNMVATECGCR
- the Jsrp1 gene encoding junctional sarcoplasmic reticulum protein 1; the encoded protein is MTTTVLEELEGGLDSCLASKDLSALLESCPGWLQENKAQVTSRLSDCSSWPHVRPSVAGGSQQCGCQAPKMEKESAARGGPGPGKEKLKVGTTPQSAPSRKKAQAAPPLQPLLPPPTLALSEELPWGDLSLNKCLVLASLVALLGSTFQLCRDAASGEVAHAAPTPKPRVPPSSQPKKPVLILPNKPVAWAPPSEPPARQAGSPTFQAEVEVRPEVPKCRESVKNIQEEPGETRGKTAREEQAPIEKGGPQQRLWKEKKPRREKPRMEDRPRKERSRKEERSRASREAREALTRRWEAREEGHRPRARDSRDPEHFKRQAWASSRRRDYEDQTPGRQKHREGKGRD